From the Cupriavidus necator N-1 genome, one window contains:
- the pepE gene encoding dipeptidase PepE, with translation MTQRILLMSSSRKDNHGYLEHAGEQIHTLLRREPRKVLFVPFAGVTFSFDTYEGMVKPVFETLGYALESIHHSADPLRAVEQAEAIAVGGGNTFALLKRMYDAGIVDAIRARVRAGMPYVGWSAGSNAACPTIRTTNDMPIVQPPSLRALGLVPFQINPHFISGKPAGHNGESREERLAEFLHINAPEQVFALPEGSALFSDGTRGTVLGERHALWFPAEGKAETIREGETFPLSQITGPAGMPDWPGFAA, from the coding sequence ATGACCCAACGCATCCTCCTGATGAGCAGCTCGCGCAAGGACAACCACGGCTACCTCGAGCACGCCGGCGAGCAGATCCACACGCTGCTCAGGCGCGAGCCGCGCAAGGTGCTGTTCGTTCCGTTCGCCGGCGTGACGTTCAGCTTCGACACCTATGAAGGCATGGTCAAGCCGGTGTTCGAGACGCTGGGCTACGCGCTGGAATCGATCCACCACAGCGCCGATCCGCTGCGCGCCGTAGAGCAGGCCGAGGCCATCGCGGTCGGCGGCGGCAACACCTTTGCGCTGCTCAAGCGCATGTACGACGCCGGCATCGTCGACGCGATCCGCGCCAGGGTGCGCGCGGGCATGCCGTACGTCGGCTGGAGCGCCGGCAGCAACGCCGCCTGCCCGACCATCCGCACCACCAACGACATGCCCATCGTGCAGCCGCCGTCGCTGCGCGCGCTGGGGCTGGTGCCGTTCCAGATCAACCCGCACTTCATCAGCGGCAAGCCCGCCGGCCACAACGGCGAAAGCCGCGAAGAGCGCCTGGCCGAGTTCCTGCACATCAACGCGCCGGAGCAGGTGTTTGCGCTGCCGGAGGGTTCGGCACTGTTCTCGGACGGCACGCGCGGCACTGTGCTGGGCGAGCGCCATGCGCTGTGGTTCCCGGCCGAAGGCAAGGCCGAAACGATTCGCGAAGGCGAGACGTTCCCGCTGTCGCAGATCACCGGTCCGGCCGGGATGCCGGACTGGCCGGGCTTTGCTGCCTGA
- a CDS encoding DUF1177 domain-containing protein, with protein MALQQTLVIHEALDSPHANGAVVSELFVPYAGAGVSVEVTTVHNAPPENTANTTDFITIVIPGTTGKRSGGSAPTLGVIGRNGAIGARPELVGLVSDADGPIGCLAVALKLAQMKARGDHLVGDVIVTTHLSTNVSMQPHDPVPFMGMPVSSDTMNDYQVLPEMDAILSIDASKGNSIIKHRGFAISPTAMQGYILRVAPDLVATMESTTGCPAVTFPISQQDITPYHNGLYHFNSIMQPHVATQAPVVGVAVTAQSVVSGSATSANHEIDIAEAVRFCVEVSKRFGAGKCQFFNAAEWEKIRAVYPDLSVFQTAGKR; from the coding sequence ATGGCCCTGCAGCAGACGCTGGTCATTCATGAAGCCCTGGACAGCCCGCACGCCAACGGTGCGGTCGTCAGCGAACTGTTCGTGCCCTATGCCGGCGCCGGCGTGAGCGTGGAAGTGACCACGGTCCACAACGCCCCGCCCGAGAACACTGCCAACACCACCGACTTCATCACCATCGTGATCCCCGGCACCACGGGCAAGCGTAGCGGCGGCAGTGCGCCGACGCTGGGCGTGATCGGCCGCAACGGCGCGATCGGCGCGCGCCCGGAACTGGTGGGGCTGGTGTCTGACGCCGACGGTCCGATCGGCTGCCTGGCGGTGGCGCTCAAGCTGGCGCAGATGAAGGCGCGCGGCGACCACCTGGTGGGCGACGTGATCGTGACCACGCACCTGTCGACCAATGTCTCGATGCAGCCGCACGACCCGGTGCCGTTCATGGGCATGCCGGTCTCGTCCGACACCATGAACGACTACCAGGTGCTGCCCGAGATGGACGCGATCCTGTCGATCGATGCCTCCAAGGGCAACAGCATCATCAAGCACCGCGGCTTTGCGATTTCGCCGACGGCGATGCAGGGCTACATCCTGCGCGTGGCGCCAGACCTGGTGGCGACCATGGAGTCCACCACCGGCTGCCCAGCGGTGACCTTCCCGATCTCGCAGCAGGACATCACGCCGTACCACAACGGCCTGTACCACTTCAACAGCATCATGCAGCCGCACGTGGCCACCCAGGCGCCGGTGGTCGGCGTGGCGGTGACGGCGCAGTCGGTGGTGTCGGGCAGCGCGACCTCGGCCAACCATGAGATCGACATCGCTGAAGCCGTGCGCTTCTGCGTGGAGGTGTCCAAGCGCTTCGGCGCCGGCAAGTGCCAGTTCTTCAATGCGGCCGAGTGGGAGAAGATCCGCGCGGTCTACCCGGACCTGTCGGTCTTCCAGACCGCGGGCAAGCGCTGA
- a CDS encoding DedA family protein/thiosulfate sulfurtransferase GlpE: protein MVGELQALLENHGLMLVFLNVLVEQAGLPVPAYPMLFVAGALGVQDTGPSIGAVLAAVIFACLIADTGWYFAGRRLGQPMLRTICRVSISQDSCIRQTQSLYLRVGPRSLVIAKLLPGAGALSTAMAGMTGTPLPVFLFYDAIGALVWAGSALLIGVVFSDFIDAILEAFSAYGHMAVVGLLVAFALFLAWRWWRRLRLLRRTRRVPRMTVDELEARRLAGSLPVVIDVRAHGDTPMERIPGSVVLDMQGALDSLDALGVPHAGADIVVYCACPNELSAALLAERLRVAGYPKTWALAGGFDEWKRRHGGTAPTEAANQPGPAEAA from the coding sequence ATGGTGGGAGAGTTACAGGCCTTGCTGGAGAACCACGGGCTGATGCTGGTGTTCCTGAACGTGCTGGTCGAGCAGGCCGGGCTGCCGGTGCCCGCGTACCCGATGCTGTTCGTCGCCGGCGCGCTGGGCGTGCAGGACACCGGGCCGTCGATCGGCGCGGTGCTGGCGGCGGTGATCTTTGCCTGCCTGATTGCCGATACCGGCTGGTACTTCGCCGGACGCCGGCTGGGGCAGCCGATGCTGCGCACGATCTGCCGGGTATCGATTTCGCAGGACTCGTGCATCCGCCAGACCCAATCGCTCTATCTGCGCGTGGGGCCGCGCTCGCTGGTGATTGCCAAGCTGCTGCCCGGTGCCGGGGCCTTGTCCACCGCGATGGCGGGCATGACGGGCACGCCGTTGCCGGTGTTCCTCTTCTATGACGCCATCGGCGCGCTGGTCTGGGCTGGCAGCGCCTTGCTGATCGGCGTGGTGTTCAGTGATTTCATCGATGCCATCCTGGAGGCGTTCAGCGCCTACGGGCATATGGCCGTGGTGGGGCTGTTGGTGGCGTTCGCGCTGTTCCTGGCGTGGCGCTGGTGGCGCCGCCTCCGGCTGCTGCGCCGCACGCGGCGCGTGCCGCGCATGACGGTGGATGAGCTGGAAGCGCGCCGGCTCGCCGGCAGCCTGCCGGTGGTGATCGACGTGCGCGCCCACGGCGACACGCCGATGGAGCGCATCCCCGGCTCGGTGGTGCTCGACATGCAGGGCGCGCTGGACAGCCTGGACGCGCTGGGCGTGCCGCACGCCGGGGCCGACATCGTGGTCTATTGCGCCTGCCCCAATGAACTGTCCGCCGCGCTGCTGGCCGAGCGCCTGCGCGTGGCCGGCTACCCGAAGACCTGGGCGCTGGCCGGCGGCTTCGACGAATGGAAGCGGCGCCACGGCGGCACCGCGCCGACCGAGGCGGCCAACCAGCCAGGGCCGGCCGAAGCCGCCTGA
- the kdgD gene encoding 5-dehydro-4-deoxyglucarate dehydratase, whose amino-acid sequence MLAPNELKKIVSEGLLSFPITDFDAQGDFAPHAYAARLEWLAPYGATALFAAGGTGEFFSLTPQDYSAVVDTAVRTCAGMVPILAGAGGPTRTAIAYAQEAQRLGAAGVLLLPHYLTEASQDGIAAHVEQVCKSVDIGVIVYNRANSKLDATQLARLAERCPNLVGFKDGVGDIEAMVSIRRKLGDRFSYLGGLPTAEVYAAAYKALGVPVYSSAVFNFIPKTAMDFYRAIAADDHDTVGRLLDNFFLPYLAIRNRKAGYAVSIVKAGARLVGRDGGPVRAPLTDLTGEEMEMLGTLINKLGPQ is encoded by the coding sequence ATGCTCGCACCCAACGAACTCAAGAAAATCGTCTCTGAAGGCCTGCTGTCCTTCCCCATCACCGACTTCGACGCCCAGGGCGACTTCGCGCCGCACGCCTACGCCGCGCGGCTGGAGTGGCTGGCCCCTTACGGCGCCACCGCGCTGTTCGCTGCGGGCGGCACCGGCGAGTTCTTCTCGCTGACGCCGCAGGACTACTCGGCCGTGGTCGACACGGCTGTGCGCACCTGCGCCGGCATGGTGCCGATCCTGGCCGGCGCCGGCGGCCCGACCCGCACCGCCATCGCCTACGCGCAGGAAGCCCAGCGCCTGGGCGCGGCCGGCGTGCTGCTGCTGCCGCACTACCTGACTGAAGCCAGCCAGGACGGCATTGCCGCGCACGTGGAGCAGGTCTGCAAGTCGGTGGACATCGGCGTGATCGTCTACAACCGCGCCAACTCGAAGCTGGATGCGACGCAGCTGGCACGCCTGGCCGAGCGCTGCCCCAACCTGGTCGGCTTCAAGGACGGCGTGGGCGACATCGAGGCCATGGTCAGCATCCGCCGCAAGCTGGGCGACCGCTTCTCTTACCTCGGCGGTCTGCCCACGGCCGAGGTCTATGCCGCGGCCTACAAGGCGCTGGGCGTGCCGGTGTATTCGTCGGCCGTGTTCAACTTCATCCCCAAGACCGCGATGGACTTCTACCGCGCCATCGCCGCGGATGACCACGACACCGTGGGCCGCCTGCTCGACAACTTCTTCCTGCCCTACCTGGCCATCCGCAACCGCAAGGCCGGCTATGCCGTGAGCATCGTCAAGGCCGGCGCCCGCCTGGTCGGCCGCGACGGCGGCCCGGTGCGCGCGCCGCTGACCGACCTGACCGGCGAGGAGATGGAGATGCTGGGCACGCTGATCAACAAGCTCGGCCCGCAGTAA
- a CDS encoding Bug family tripartite tricarboxylate transporter substrate binding protein produces the protein MYTFQRQPALRLHHWLRAFALGSVVTVAALTVSAAAYAAPQDWPQRPVSVVVPFPPGGSSDAIARMLTVPLNEKLGQPFVIDNRPGATGAIGATFVKRAPADGYTMMVASIGVYAVNPFLQKNLAYDPARDFDLLTVAVRAPNVLVANPQFPANTLQELVAYMKKNPGKVSFASSGAGSSDHLTAALFWQKSATDGLHVPYKGGGPAISDLLAGQVDVSFQNVNAVLQHIRTGKLKAMAVTSDKRSPVLPNVPTMAEAGVKDVEVYSWQGVAAPRGLPPEVKSRLHGALVSSLNDPKMRQKLSENGFEVVANTPEQFSQFEAQELQRWKTVIEKGKIALD, from the coding sequence ATGTACACGTTCCAACGCCAGCCCGCCCTGCGCCTGCACCACTGGCTGCGCGCCTTTGCGCTCGGCTCTGTCGTCACGGTGGCGGCCCTGACCGTCAGCGCCGCCGCCTACGCCGCGCCACAGGACTGGCCGCAACGCCCGGTATCGGTCGTGGTGCCGTTCCCGCCGGGCGGCTCCAGCGACGCCATCGCGCGCATGCTGACCGTGCCGCTCAATGAAAAGCTGGGCCAGCCCTTCGTCATCGACAACCGCCCCGGCGCGACCGGCGCCATCGGCGCCACCTTCGTCAAGCGCGCGCCGGCGGACGGCTACACCATGATGGTGGCGTCGATCGGCGTGTATGCGGTGAACCCGTTCCTGCAGAAGAACCTGGCCTATGACCCGGCCAGGGATTTCGACCTGCTGACGGTGGCGGTGCGCGCGCCCAACGTGCTGGTGGCCAATCCGCAGTTCCCGGCCAACACGCTGCAGGAACTGGTGGCCTACATGAAGAAGAACCCGGGCAAGGTCAGCTTTGCCTCGTCCGGCGCGGGCTCGTCCGATCACCTGACCGCGGCGCTGTTCTGGCAGAAGAGCGCCACCGACGGCCTGCACGTGCCCTACAAGGGCGGCGGCCCGGCCATCTCCGACCTGCTTGCCGGCCAGGTCGACGTGTCGTTCCAGAACGTCAACGCCGTGCTGCAGCACATCCGCACCGGCAAGCTCAAGGCCATGGCGGTGACCTCCGACAAGCGCTCGCCGGTGCTGCCCAATGTGCCGACCATGGCCGAGGCCGGCGTGAAGGATGTGGAGGTGTACTCCTGGCAGGGCGTGGCCGCGCCGCGCGGCCTGCCGCCCGAGGTGAAGAGCCGCCTGCACGGCGCGCTGGTGTCGTCGCTGAACGACCCGAAGATGCGCCAGAAGCTGTCCGAGAACGGCTTCGAGGTGGTGGCCAACACGCCTGAGCAGTTCAGCCAGTTCGAGGCGCAGGAGCTGCAGCGCTGGAAGACCGTGATCGAGAAGGGCAAGATCGCGCTGGACTGA
- a CDS encoding aldehyde dehydrogenase (NADP(+)): MHITGDMLIGAQAVRGTEALLQAINPTTGEALGPDFHGGGQAEVERACALAEAAFDTYRNTTPEQRAALLEAIATGIEALGDTLTERARLESALPIARLQGERGRTAGQLRLFATVLREGRWQQATFDAALPERNPPRPDLRMQCIAIGPVAVFGASNFPLAFSVAGGDTASALAAGCPVVVKAHPAHLGTSELVGRVIQKAVQDAGLPEGVFSLLVGAGNAIGTALVSHPAIQAVGFTGSRAGGLALMQAAQRRPQPIPVYAEMSSINPVFLLPAALDARGEEIGRQLVDSLVMGVGQFCTNPGLVIGIEGPALDKFRAAALGALQGKPAATMLTPGIHAAFEQGVAQLSSLDGLQRIGDGVDGNGANQARPVMFETTAAQFMADHRMQAEVFGPSTVLVVCRDLDEMLTVARQLEGQLTATMQLDDADHAAARRLLPVLERKAGRVLCNGYPTGVEVAYAMVHGGPFPATSDARSTSVGATAIDRFLRPVCYQNLPQALLPEAVKG; encoded by the coding sequence ATGCACATCACCGGCGACATGCTGATCGGCGCGCAAGCCGTGCGCGGCACCGAAGCCCTGCTGCAGGCCATCAATCCCACCACCGGCGAAGCCCTGGGCCCTGACTTCCATGGCGGCGGCCAGGCCGAGGTCGAGCGCGCCTGTGCGCTGGCTGAAGCCGCTTTCGACACCTACCGCAACACCACGCCAGAGCAGCGCGCGGCCTTGCTCGAAGCCATCGCCACCGGCATCGAAGCGCTGGGCGACACGCTGACCGAACGCGCCCGCCTGGAAAGCGCGCTGCCGATCGCGCGCCTGCAGGGCGAGCGCGGCCGCACCGCCGGCCAGCTGCGCCTGTTCGCCACCGTGCTGCGCGAAGGCCGCTGGCAGCAGGCCACCTTCGACGCCGCGCTGCCCGAGCGCAACCCGCCGCGCCCGGACCTGCGCATGCAGTGCATCGCCATCGGCCCGGTGGCGGTGTTCGGCGCCAGCAACTTCCCGCTGGCCTTCTCCGTGGCCGGCGGCGACACCGCCTCGGCACTGGCCGCGGGCTGCCCGGTCGTGGTCAAGGCACACCCGGCGCACCTGGGCACGTCGGAACTGGTGGGACGCGTGATCCAGAAGGCCGTGCAGGACGCGGGCCTGCCCGAAGGCGTGTTCTCGCTGCTGGTCGGGGCGGGCAATGCCATCGGCACGGCACTGGTCTCGCATCCGGCAATCCAGGCGGTGGGCTTCACCGGCTCGCGCGCCGGCGGCCTGGCGCTGATGCAGGCTGCCCAGCGCCGCCCGCAGCCGATTCCGGTGTATGCGGAGATGAGCAGCATCAATCCGGTGTTCCTGCTGCCGGCGGCACTCGATGCACGCGGCGAGGAAATCGGCCGCCAGCTGGTGGATTCGCTGGTGATGGGCGTCGGCCAGTTCTGTACCAACCCCGGGCTGGTGATCGGCATTGAAGGCCCCGCGCTCGACAAGTTCCGCGCAGCGGCGCTCGGCGCGCTGCAAGGCAAGCCGGCAGCGACCATGCTGACGCCCGGCATCCATGCCGCCTTTGAGCAAGGCGTGGCGCAGCTGTCGTCGCTCGACGGTCTGCAACGCATTGGCGACGGCGTCGACGGCAACGGGGCCAACCAGGCGCGGCCGGTGATGTTCGAGACCACCGCGGCGCAGTTCATGGCGGATCACCGGATGCAGGCCGAGGTGTTCGGGCCGTCGACGGTGCTGGTGGTGTGCCGCGATCTCGACGAGATGCTGACGGTGGCGCGGCAGCTTGAGGGCCAGCTGACGGCGACGATGCAGCTCGACGATGCCGACCACGCGGCCGCGCGGCGCCTGCTGCCGGTGCTGGAACGCAAAGCCGGGCGGGTGCTGTGCAATGGCTATCCGACTGGGGTTGAGGTTGCCTATGCGATGGTGCATGGCGGGCCGTTCCCGGCGACTTCGGATGCGCGTTCGACTTCAGTGGGGGCGACGGCGATTGACCGGTTCTTGCGGCCGGTTTGTTATCAGAACTTGCCGCAGGCGTTGTTGCCGGAAGCGGTGAAGGGTTAA
- a CDS encoding Bug family tripartite tricarboxylate transporter substrate binding protein — translation MTQGRRTFLKQSSALAAGLAAGPLAGLSSAAHAAQDWPTRPIRLVVPYTAGGSSDIIARLISKQLGEALGQSVVVDNRPGANGNVGAALVAQATDNHTLMLCDIGALAISPSVYTKLTFNIAKDLKPVSMLAYSPHLLVVHPSVQAASVKELVALSQRSQLNFAVTAIGSAPHLAGVAVEQATGARWQYVPYKGGSQAIADTVGGSAQVLMNGMLATLPHVQSGKLKLIAQSKRTRMPLLQNVPTIAEQGVPNFESGTWQGVMAPASMSDAMVARISGELIRIIRAPDLRAQLVAQGAEVVTMTPGETGKFFVAEQTRWAGVVKQAGIKLEA, via the coding sequence ATGACCCAGGGACGCCGCACCTTCCTCAAGCAATCCTCCGCACTGGCCGCCGGCCTGGCCGCCGGCCCGCTCGCGGGCCTGTCATCGGCGGCGCACGCCGCGCAAGACTGGCCCACCCGCCCGATCCGCCTGGTGGTGCCATACACCGCCGGCGGCTCGTCGGACATCATCGCGCGCCTGATTAGCAAGCAGCTGGGCGAAGCGCTGGGCCAGTCAGTGGTGGTGGACAACCGCCCCGGCGCCAACGGCAACGTCGGCGCGGCACTGGTCGCGCAGGCCACCGACAACCACACGCTGATGCTGTGCGATATCGGCGCGCTGGCGATCAGCCCGTCGGTCTATACCAAGCTGACCTTCAATATCGCCAAGGACCTCAAGCCGGTGTCGATGCTGGCCTACTCGCCGCACCTGCTGGTGGTGCATCCGTCGGTGCAGGCGGCCAGCGTGAAGGAACTGGTGGCGCTGTCGCAGCGCAGCCAGCTCAACTTCGCCGTGACCGCCATCGGCAGCGCGCCGCACCTGGCCGGCGTGGCGGTGGAGCAGGCCACCGGCGCCAGGTGGCAATACGTACCCTACAAAGGCGGCTCGCAGGCCATTGCCGATACCGTGGGCGGCAGCGCCCAGGTGCTGATGAACGGCATGCTGGCCACGCTGCCGCACGTGCAGTCGGGCAAGCTAAAGCTGATCGCCCAGTCCAAGCGCACGCGCATGCCGCTGCTGCAGAACGTGCCGACCATCGCCGAGCAGGGCGTGCCGAATTTCGAATCCGGAACGTGGCAGGGGGTGATGGCCCCGGCCAGCATGTCCGATGCGATGGTGGCGCGCATCAGCGGCGAGTTGATCCGCATCATCCGCGCGCCGGATCTGCGCGCGCAGCTGGTGGCCCAGGGGGCGGAGGTGGTGACGATGACGCCGGGGGAGACTGGGAAGTTCTTTGTTGCCGAGCAGACGCGATGGGCGGGGGTGGTGAAGCAGGCGGGGATCAAGCTGGAGGCTTGA
- a CDS encoding porin produces the protein MSHTTRHAGRLALPLLLGLPAAAMAQSGVTLYGVIDTALTYQSHSNPAGDAQIGLQQGGEGFLSGSRFGLRGIEDLGGGLKAGFVLENGLLADTGKLDQQGQLFGRQAYVKIGNQWGELALGRQYTTANTMLYYVDPLGVGAAPSNAWMVYLTGQRYDNAVSYTGNFGPVSVIAEYALGETAGNTRATSSMSFGVRYAAGPIAAVGDFQQTRDSQSRAASIYLAGLKAAVGRASLFANYIHSDRDAGFDSSKGGTDTATITSMSTAATPTNRAAINSVFGGSRHDDFFTLGASYPVTGNVTLIGSVMHNRTRADGFSGNRTTAYAVADYAFSKRTDAYLALAYDRVHGDWSGLFGNNTTSWTGGSGKPLDGRDSQTTMMVGLRHQF, from the coding sequence ATGAGCCACACCACTCGCCACGCGGGCCGCCTGGCACTGCCGTTGCTGCTGGGCCTACCGGCCGCCGCGATGGCCCAGTCCGGGGTGACGCTGTACGGCGTGATCGACACCGCGCTGACCTACCAGTCCCATTCGAACCCGGCGGGCGATGCCCAGATCGGGCTGCAGCAAGGTGGCGAAGGTTTCCTGTCGGGCAGCCGCTTCGGCCTGCGCGGCATTGAAGACCTGGGCGGCGGCCTGAAGGCCGGCTTCGTGCTGGAAAACGGCCTGCTGGCCGACACCGGCAAGCTGGACCAGCAGGGGCAGCTGTTCGGGCGCCAGGCGTATGTGAAGATCGGCAACCAGTGGGGCGAGCTGGCGCTGGGCCGGCAGTACACCACCGCCAACACCATGCTGTACTACGTCGACCCGCTCGGCGTGGGCGCGGCGCCGTCCAATGCGTGGATGGTCTACCTGACCGGCCAGCGCTACGACAACGCCGTCAGCTACACCGGCAACTTCGGCCCGGTTTCGGTGATCGCCGAATACGCGCTGGGCGAAACCGCGGGCAACACCCGCGCGACCTCGTCGATGTCGTTCGGCGTGAGGTACGCCGCCGGCCCCATCGCCGCAGTGGGCGACTTCCAGCAGACCCGCGACAGCCAGAGCCGCGCCGCGAGCATCTACCTGGCCGGCCTGAAGGCCGCGGTGGGCCGCGCCAGCCTGTTCGCCAACTACATCCACAGCGACCGCGACGCGGGCTTCGATTCTTCCAAGGGCGGCACCGACACGGCCACGATCACCAGCATGTCCACCGCCGCCACGCCGACCAATCGCGCCGCCATCAACTCGGTCTTCGGCGGCAGCCGCCACGACGACTTCTTCACGCTGGGCGCGAGCTACCCGGTCACCGGCAACGTCACGCTGATCGGCAGCGTGATGCACAACCGCACCCGCGCCGACGGCTTCAGCGGCAACCGCACCACTGCCTACGCAGTCGCCGACTACGCCTTCAGCAAGCGCACCGATGCCTACCTGGCGCTGGCCTACGACCGTGTGCACGGTGACTGGTCGGGCCTGTTCGGCAACAACACCACCAGCTGGACCGGCGGCAGCGGCAAGCCGCTGGACGGGCGCGACAGCCAGACCACGATGATGGTCGGCCTGCGCCACCAGTTCTGA